The genomic region AAGGTTACTTTACAGTATaacatatcatcctcagacaaATGGACAATCAGAAAGGACTATTCAGATGTTAAAGGATATGCTGAGATCTTCAGTTTTacagtttggtgacgcttggcataagcggttggatttaatgaaatttgcctacaacaatagctttcattcaagtattggtatgtcaccatttgaggcacttCATGGCAAATCTTGTCGTACACCTTTATGTTGGTCAaaggttggcgaaagagttttGGAGGGCCTTGAGATAGTGGAtgagactactcagaatatttaggtgattaagtctaacctgaaagcggcCCAAAATTGACAGAAGAGCTTAGCGGATAAACATGCCACTGACAAGGTGTATAAAGTGGGTGATTGGGTAGTTTTAAAGCTTTCATCGTGTATAGGTGTAGTACGGTTTGGGAAGAAAGGTAAGCTAAGTCCTAGGTACATCAGACCGTACGTGATCACCAAGAGAGTTAATGAAGTTGCTTACAGGCCTAAGTTGCCTCCAGATTTGTCTAAAGTGCATGATGTGTTCCATGTTTCCATGCTTCGTCATTATGTTTCAAATCCGTCGTATGTGATACCTCATCAACCTTTGGAAATTAATCCaaatttgacttatgatgaagAGCAAGTGACTATTCTGAATTGGAAAGATAAAGTTCTTGGTGTCCACTCTTTGCAACATTCTCCGTCCAATTATTCACCTTCGTTTTTCTTCTGGAAAATTGCTCGATTCGTGAATGGTGGAGGGGCTACAGATTTCTGCCTTTTTCAATTCGATTGAAATTCGTATTTTGATTGCGTAGTCTAACGTGTTTGGGTGATTTTTGCATTTTTTCAGTGTACGTGATTTCGTTTTTTAGGTAACCCtcagacctggtttggtactgatgtgattctgaaaaaagctgttatcaaaaaaagctgggagctatttttgtgtttggtaaacactcagcttcagctttttttcacagttttggatgaaaaaaagccaaaaacaagaagctgcaaaacctagctttgaaaaaccggctttttttcacatctgttttacataaaagtttaccaaacactctaatactgctttttttcttttcaaaagcacttttacaaaaaagtttaccaaacactttgctgctttatttcacagctgcttattctcacagcacagcagaagcagctttttttcaaagcacagcaataccaaaccagcccttagttgGATTCCACAGTAAAACCCAGAAACTTAGAGGTAtgaaaatttcagtttttttggattcttaatttattttcaatgttaatttctgatttatttTCAGTATTAATTCctgaataaattattatttttgataAACCCACTTAGAATCTGATCTGGGTTTTGCTTCGATTCCATAGTAAAAACCTTGAAACTTAAAGGCACAATCTGCATGTCGTTAGAAACTACTTGAGCAGCCGCGATCTCAGGTAATTTACTCTTTTGTGTGTATTGGGTTGGTGAGTTATTGATAAAATCTGAAATGACTTGAAgatttgatttgggttttgcatgtttgtagtttttaaaattaTGGTTTGTTTTTGGGACTGGAATTTGGATTAtacatgatttaaaaaaaaaatcatatttatatGATTTGAGTTTAATTCAGGAAAATTATTATCTATGCTGTATATTTCAAAACTCAGTTATTGGTTGGTGAGTTGGtctgttttggttttggttatttcttttttcaattggtttgggatttttttatgtttggagTTCTTTTGCTGTAATATTGTTTTCAATTCATCTGGAATTCAGTTTATGTTATGGGTTGCTATGCTTCTGCATTTAATTTGGTGTTTGGATGTTTATGTTACAGTTGTCATCGATTTTCTTAAAGAATTAATCCAAGTCATGATGccattttttatatatgtttaaATGTTAACACTTTACAGATTTTCAGTTTCCAAACAATGAGATTATCACAACTCCTCACTTTGATTCCTAacgttgaaaaataaaatgttctTTGAGTTTGtccattgtggtcctttcgctaaaaaaatctgttaaatGAAAAAGCAAATGGAGGGGTTTATTGGACAAATAATTAACAGAGGTTCTTCACAATATCCCAAATGATTGACAATAGATAAACTATAATTCAGTGCTCAACGTTGGAAGAAGTTCGGAAGGTTCCATTATATTAAGCGAAACTAAACGAGTGAAGAATCCAATCCAAATATTTTGCAATGCACTCAAGTGTGGAATGCACCGGACCGGCACACTACACGACTGGAATTGCGTGATACGGTTTCAACAGTCTCACTCAACCGTGCATTGGTCTATTTGTCCATGGCTTTCATTATGGCCAACTTTCACTTTCGTTCTTTCCGAATCCAAGTTCCATGCTAATGAAATAACGACATGTGGACAAAACTACTTATATGTGCCTTTATTTCATTGATACAAAACACCACCGCTGCAGTATATCTTCTCCACTTTTGGATGTCATATTATACACTTGCAAACTTGACCATTATAAAAGTCTCATGACACGTGCAGGAACAGGCAATCCACGAGCTCAAGGGCAAAACCACTCTTACCACAAACCACAAGGGAAGCCGCGTAAAagtaacaaacaaacaacctcATACAAACAGCGCATTAACTTCATTTATTCACTCTGAAAATACAGGTCATTGTTTAGAAAGCAACAGGAAATGCCGAACTCTCATCCAGCCCGGCTAACATTCATGATAGAAAACTGGGCAGTACATGCCATTTGTCATACCACACTTCTTCACCAGTAAACAAACCAAATACCTGGGCAACTACATAGGCTTTCAGTACTAAACAAGACGAGACAGAAAAATCCGCACAGCTGCAGGTTGTGATACCACACATAAAACGGTCTATACATAAGACCTGTTAAAGAAGCTCATCGCCTTCAATCATCCCGCAACTTTCCTTGAATAGGTTCTACCAGGTTGAATCTCTTGAACGGGCCTGAGATACAAGTTTCCAGACTCACCAATCCACTCGACTCCAGCCTTCATGGGAGGGGGCCGCATCTGCTGCCCGACAGTCTGCCTGCTATGACCAATTGTCATATTTGCCAGCTTCTCAGATGTATCTGAAACTCCGCGTGCAACCCTTACCTTGTTCACATAAGCTGTGCCAGCCAACATTGTATTCTCAGTTAAATAGAAAGTCAAATAACAAGCACTctgacaaaacaaaaacaaaaacaaaaaagaaaatccaggACCAGGGGAttgagaaataaaactaaaatccaaagaaaaaaagacaacATCACGCATTCTTGTGGTTCATAAATGTGATCGGTTTGGATATTAAATCGAAAACAATTCAAGAAAGCAACATAATCAAATTCCTTCTAGTCATGGAACTTACTAGGACTGCTTTTTCCCGGTGGTCGATATTTCTGCTGCTGCTTGGTGGagcttttcaaatatttttcattctttttcgcATCCTTAAATCATAAAGATGAGGAAATTATTTAAAAGGAACAAGAAAATGAGGTATGTCCACGTTTGGCATAAGCACACAATCAAATTAAACAGATAAAAGTAACATGTGCTCTCACCTGGTTAGCCATATCCAGTTTCCGCTGCACCCCTGCAAAGCCAGTTCTTACATAATGAGAATTCATCTAGAGAATTACCAGTTCTTTCGACAAAAGGATGGCAATATTTCCTCCACTAAGAACTATAGAACTAGAATTTTTAAATAGACAAAAAGCTAAGAGCTTGTTTGGTAGTCTACTtaaattcaactttttaaactcaaaaacaattttcaagttttaggccttaaaaacttgtttggtattgactattttcaaaaaaagaACTCAAggctaactcaaaaatatagtctattctctaaaaacacataaagtgagttttttgagtttttaaacttaaactcactcgtttcttctctctctcttcccctcccactccaaatctctctctctcttttattcTCTCTCgcccatctttttcttctttttctaccttttttgtctctcctccaatccgctgtcttcattctctcggttctttttctcactcctcttcctctctgtcTCCTCCGATCCtctcacttctttctctttcctccaatcatctcttactttatTTCCTCCTctatcctctttctctctcataccccctctttttggatctctttgcccagtttaagttgtatgatttagaattttcaaatcgcataccaaacaagttttttagtcttaaagaaaattgttttcaagaaaaaatctcaaaaaatgttttgagaaattataaaaaaaattaaaataagataCCAAAAAAGCCCTAAATTTTATAAGGATATTCTTGAGGAGAAATAATTTTTTCTGACCACAAGGGTTAGTACAAGAAAAACCTACGACAACACCACCTGGTGAAAAGACTCAGTGGAGTAATTTACAACAACTGCAGATATTGATAAATAcagaacacaaaaaaaaaaaaaaaaaaaaaaaaagcagcatTTAAAGTCTAAATAAACTCCACAGAACAATATCCAACCAACCTGTGCCTACAGAGGCATGCAACTTGGGGGAAGGGAAGTTGCTAGCAAGTTTTGAATGAGATACAGTCCCAGAAAGTCTTCTAGCACTTTGCTGCTCCACTCCCCTTGCTCCAGCTGTGcaatataatacaaataaatttatATCCGACATTACTTGAATACCTAAATAACAATCTCAAAGCTGATGCACTTCCATAAATTATCAGATGGACGAACCTATTGGATGCATCCTAGCAACAGTTGATCTGGAACGAAGGGATGGAGGAACAGAATAGCAACTCTGCCACATGAAAGGAAGTACATGTTAgaatacacaatatttacagaCCCCAATTCATCATAGGAAGTTGCAGTTACTGTATTTTGTTCCAATACACTACCTGGAAGAAACGATGTTGGAGGGCCTCTGCAGCAGTTGGCCTCTTGGAAGGGTCCCAAGAACAAAGTGACTACAgcaaaagggaaggaaaaaCATAAATCACACAGTAGTAGACATTCTTTAAACAAAGTCACCACGTGGGCTGAGTTGAGGAGTAGGGAGGATGGAATAAGAAACAGCTACAGTAAATACTATATAGGACTTACTGTTATCAGGCTGATTGCACCGTCACTAGCTGATGGAATCCGTGTAGAGAGATCAGCACCAGCAAACTGCAATGTTCAAAGATACAAAACCAACTTAATATATATGGTTGTTTTTTCAAGTATGGGAACAACATAATCTTATGTTTCTACTAATACTAGAAAATAAGAACGCAGATAAAATTACATCCTAAATTTGCATGCCGCTTTAAACTGTCTAATAAATCTCTCATAAAATACGATGCAGCAATGACAAGAGTCtgctaaaacaaacaaatatgagGAAATGCGTGATGCAAAATCAGAAACAACTGACCTGAGGAAATTGGTAGTTGATATCCCTTGCAAGGCGAAGCCCGTCAGCCCATGAGTCCTTGGTTGGGCTTCCAATCACACTGCAAATTTTATATATCTCATCTGCTTCACTGCAAGAACAGTGGAAGAGGGAGGCGAAGGTGAGAACATTTAAAATAAACCAACTTATATTAGTCGCTAAATTATTAGCAAAACTGCCGCTAATATCTTCCAAAACACATCTAAGTTAATTAAACAATTACTGCAAAGATTCAAAATTCTATCCTATGGGAAGCAAACCACTTGATGGTTAGGGAGTATGGAATACATACCTAACACCTGGAAATAAAGGGCGGAGAGAAAACAACTCAGCCATTATAGCACCCATTGCCCACATATCTGACAGTCAGAAAAAAACTAATAACTTAAGAAACCAATCATTGTGaacacatgttttcacaaagaacaaaaattcGAAACTTTAAACATATAAACTCACCAACTTTTGAGCTATACAGGTACGACTGAAGCAGCACTTCGGGCGCTCGATACCTAGCAGACCCACATTCTAGAGTCAATAACTTACAGCAACATATTAACACCCAAGCAGAGATAACCTATTACCAGAActgtaagaaaaattaaattaacacCCACCACCGTGTCGACACGTATTCTGTATATGGTGGTTGTGAATTGATTTCCCGAGCAAGTCCAAAATCAGCAATTTTGATGACATCTTTGGTAACCAATAAGTTCTCTGCAAAGGAGTGAATGTATACGTACAATTATGTCAGTCTGATAGcagaagaaaaatcaaacacaaCAGGTGACAGCCTGAACGACTTAATCACAAACCATATAAGCAAAGAAATTGATTGAGGAAAGAAAATAACCACacgaaaaaagtaaaaataaaatttgagaagATTTTGCCACATGGGGATTCAGAATATgagaggaaaaaagaaaaaagaaaaaaaaaactatatacaAATGCAAGAAAGTATAGCAAGGGCATGCAAGCAGCAGTGATTGAAGACAAGgaccggaaaaaaaaaagacaaacaaaacaaagtatATAACACTTTTGGCATTCTGAATATCATGTATACCTTCACTTCTCCAAATTTTTATTCAGCCCTTCTGCTACTCTTTGAACATTTTACCCACTCAACCGAGGTTATGGATAATAATTGTAACAGTTACCTGGCTTAAGGTCGCGATGAAAATATCCACGCTGATGCATGTAAGCAAGGCCTTGGAAAACTTGAAAACACCAATTTCTGACTTCAGCTTCGGGGAAAAGCTTTTCCTTATCTTTCATAAGTTGATACAAGTTGAACTCCTGCAATGTACATATGACAACACCGAATATCAACAGTGACTCTTATCA from Pyrus communis chromosome 4, drPyrComm1.1, whole genome shotgun sequence harbors:
- the LOC137730777 gene encoding cyclin-dependent kinase F-4-like translates to MLSLNKERPGLCSTGRMERYKLIKEVGDGTFGTVWRAINKQTGEVVAIKKMKKSYFSWEECVSLREVKSLRRMNHQNIVKLKEVIRENDMLYFVFEYMEFNLYQLMKDKEKLFPEAEVRNWCFQVFQGLAYMHQRGYFHRDLKPENLLVTKDVIKIADFGLAREINSQPPYTEYVSTRWYRAPEVLLQSYLYSSKVDMWAMGAIMAELFSLRPLFPGVSEADEIYKICSVIGSPTKDSWADGLRLARDINYQFPQFAGADLSTRIPSASDGAISLITSLCSWDPSKRPTAAEALQHRFFQSCYSVPPSLRSRSTVARMHPIAGARGVEQQSARRLSGTVSHSKLASNFPSPKLHASVGTGVQRKLDMANQDAKKNEKYLKSSTKQQQKYRPPGKSSPTYVNKVRVARGVSDTSEKLANMTIGHSRQTVGQQMRPPPMKAGVEWIGESGNLYLRPVQEIQPGRTYSRKVAG